Proteins from a genomic interval of Chitinophagales bacterium:
- the greA gene encoding transcription elongation factor GreA, translating to MAVKYYSPEGLERLKKELHHMKTKGRAAMSKQLAEAREKGDLSENAEYDAAKEAQGLLEMKIAKLEEELGNARLLDPSRMDTSKVMILSKVKVKNLKFNKIFDYQIVSQSEANLKEGKISFSSPIATGLLGHKVGDKVDISVPAGSISFEILEITM from the coding sequence ATGGCAGTTAAATATTATTCGCCAGAAGGCTTAGAGAGACTCAAGAAGGAACTGCATCACATGAAAACCAAAGGTCGGGCTGCTATGTCCAAACAACTTGCGGAGGCTCGTGAAAAGGGTGATTTGTCGGAAAATGCAGAATACGATGCGGCAAAAGAAGCACAAGGACTACTAGAAATGAAGATTGCAAAATTGGAGGAGGAACTTGGCAATGCTCGTTTGTTGGACCCCAGTAGAATGGATACTTCTAAGGTGATGATTCTTTCGAAGGTAAAAGTGAAAAACCTAAAATTCAATAAAATCTTTGACTACCAAATCGTTTCTCAAAGTGAAGCAAACTTAAAAGAAGGTAAAATTTCGTTTAGCTCTCCTATTGCCACAGGCTTATTGGGGCATAAGGTGGGGGATAAAGTGGATATCAGTGTGCCTGCGGGTTCTATTAGTTTTGAGATTTTAGAAATTACGATGTAG
- a CDS encoding HIT family protein: MSSIFSKIIAGEIPCYKIAEDEHHFAFLDIFPVTKGHTLVVPKKEIDYFFDIQDDAMSALMVFAKKVAAAVEKTISCERIGMTVLGLEVPHAHIHLVPLDEKGVINFGKKLKLKKEEFEEIAEAIKGNF; the protein is encoded by the coding sequence ATGTCCAGTATTTTCTCAAAAATTATTGCAGGGGAGATTCCTTGCTACAAAATTGCAGAAGACGAGCATCATTTTGCCTTTTTAGACATCTTTCCTGTTACCAAAGGGCATACCTTGGTCGTACCCAAAAAAGAAATTGACTACTTTTTTGATATACAAGACGATGCCATGAGTGCCTTGATGGTGTTTGCCAAAAAAGTGGCAGCAGCTGTTGAAAAAACCATTTCTTGTGAGCGCATTGGTATGACCGTGTTGGGTTTGGAAGTACCTCATGCCCATATTCATTTGGTGCCATTGGACGAAAAAGGAGTCATCAACTTTGGTAAAAAATTGAAGTTGAAGAAAGAAGAATTTGAAGAAATTGCAGAGGCTATCAAAGGGAATTTTTGA
- a CDS encoding DUF819 family protein, with amino-acid sequence MAVIVQLFTIFLGPYIGIRLFRLFPTIKWLSPVVWSYALGIILVNIHLFSIDTQIATIISQVAVLLAIPMLLYATDLIAWFKHARNTVLSFGLCVIAGTISSALMAFVFHDFVKDTWQLSAMLVGVYTGGTPNLNAIGLALKAEESTFVLLNAADTVCGAVYILFLSSFAPTLLARFFPKFQLPKNTSSENTPIQPNNQPHSQIPTLLSFLQCFGLTSLIIAASVGTTYWVSGELENIVLIILLLTTFSVSASLLPVVRCIKGSFEIGEYLLLIFCVAIGMLADFSKLIEEGGTVLLFTASVMGLAILLHYGLALLFRIDRDTVMITSTAAIYGPVFVGQIASVINNKSLVFSGMATGLVGYAIGNYLGIGLGYWLKWCMG; translated from the coding sequence ATGGCAGTCATTGTCCAACTATTTACCATCTTTTTAGGGCCTTACATTGGTATTCGCTTGTTTCGATTGTTTCCGACCATCAAGTGGTTAAGCCCTGTCGTTTGGTCTTATGCATTGGGCATTATTTTGGTCAATATTCACCTTTTTTCGATTGACACACAAATAGCTACCATAATCAGCCAAGTAGCAGTTCTATTGGCCATTCCAATGCTTTTATACGCTACCGATTTGATTGCTTGGTTCAAACACGCACGAAATACAGTGCTTTCTTTTGGACTGTGCGTTATTGCAGGTACTATCAGTTCGGCTTTGATGGCTTTTGTATTTCATGATTTTGTAAAAGATACGTGGCAATTATCGGCTATGTTGGTCGGAGTTTACACGGGAGGTACGCCCAACCTCAATGCTATTGGATTGGCATTGAAGGCAGAAGAATCTACCTTTGTATTGCTAAATGCTGCTGATACCGTTTGTGGGGCAGTTTATATTCTATTTCTAAGCTCCTTCGCTCCTACCCTACTCGCCCGATTCTTTCCCAAATTTCAACTTCCAAAAAATACATCTTCCGAAAACACTCCCATACAACCCAACAATCAGCCTCATTCTCAAATACCTACTCTTTTATCTTTCCTTCAATGCTTTGGTTTGACCTCACTCATCATTGCAGCCTCTGTTGGCACCACGTATTGGGTCAGTGGAGAATTGGAGAATATTGTGTTGATTATCTTATTACTGACAACCTTCAGCGTATCGGCTTCCCTTTTACCTGTTGTTCGGTGCATCAAAGGCAGTTTTGAAATTGGGGAATACCTGCTCCTGATTTTCTGCGTGGCAATTGGAATGTTGGCAGATTTCTCCAAATTAATCGAAGAAGGTGGAACGGTTTTGCTGTTTACTGCCTCTGTGATGGGCTTAGCCATATTGCTGCATTATGGATTGGCTTTGTTATTTCGCATTGACCGAGATACAGTCATGATTACTTCAACAGCAGCGATTTACGGGCCTGTTTTTGTCGGCCAAATTGCCAGTGTTATCAACAACAAAAGCCTCGTTTTTTCGGGAATGGCAACAGGATTGGTGGGTTATGCGATTGGAAATTATTTGGGGATTGGCTTGGGATATTGGTTGAAGTGGTGCATGGGGTGA